Below is a genomic region from Accipiter gentilis chromosome 11, bAccGen1.1, whole genome shotgun sequence.
TATACACAAATATGGGCAAAGCATAATCTTTGCATGTCATGGAGGAAATCCTTATGAATTCATTCAACCTAAACTGAGaaaattgcaaaatgtttttgaCTGTTTCCAAGGGGTTTCTTAATGCCAATGGAAGGACACAGGGCTGCACTGCTATCCCAGAGCCAGGAAAGTTCATTGTTCCTCAAAACTCCACTCTTTGGGCAGGAACCAGTGTAGTTCTGATCACGGAAATTGTAATTATGACAGTCAGGGTATAAATAGTATCCCCACAGGCCCTTTGGTCTGCTTTTCATTCCTAATGCAATTGTTTCCTTCATAAAAGCTTTTGCACTTTCATCAAAGGAAACTGTGGCTAAATGTTCAACACCAGTTGCTGAAATATTGCCTTCCATTTCAGTTATGAGTTTCCTGGACTTTCGTCTGTAGACATCTTTTGCATCCCAGTTGCAGGCCCACTGAGGTCTCCAGTGCTCCTGGTCTATGACAGCTAATCCACTGAAGTCCTTAGCTGGAATGTAATAGTTAATGACATGgcccttttttttccagatgagttTGCAAACTGAAGTTCTAGGGTAGGCCACCATTAACAGGGACTTCCTGTGATGTGTACCAAGGATAATAGCCAAGcctgttaaaataaaacatggtCACGTTCTGCCCTCTGGCTTTAGCTAACAGCCTTCCAATCACATGGAACTTTTTCAGTTCAGTACAACAGTGTAGCTCAGGTCTGTCAGTTGTTCCAGGCAGCTGTGAAGGCTTCCTCTCCCAAACTGGTGGTCAGGCTTGTTCCATAGCAGGGGAAGTCCAGTTGAGTGCTATGTGCAGCCATGCCAGGACCTGAGAGGTGAACGATGCATAACAGTGTCCCATTTTCAGGCAGTACTTTCATGATTTAAGGGACAACATTGGGCAGATCTCCCAGTTTGTCTGTAAAACATAACAGAAGAGGCATTAGTACGTACTTCATACAGAGCTGTATGAATTGGTATCAGCCAGTTGTACGGTATCTACCACACTAACACTGAAGAAACAAAGTGAGCACAATCTAacccaaagaaaggggaaagattCCCAGCGGAAGTAAATCAGTGTAAGTCTATGGAAGTCAGCATAACCGCAGTTGCTTGTCTCATCAATCCAGGTCTTACTGAACTCACTGAGGACATTGCCATCACTTCAGTGGGCCCCAGAGGGTCTTAGTGGCTGTGGCTGTTGCAGGTTGATGACGAAATGGTTTCCTTATTCTTCAAGCTTTCCCAATAATAACAAAGGTAGCCATAAAATCAAACCTTGGCTTTTATCACCATCTTCACCGCTTCATGAACATCCCTGACCTGTCTAGCACAGTGCCAGCCAGAGATACTCCAAATAGCTCTAAACGAGCACACATATTTCATTGTCATTGTGCAGTACCATAAAGGGATACAAGTTGAAACCCCTGACAACAATAAAGCAGATCCATGAAAGCTTGCTCTGAGCTATTTATTAGCCTGGCTGCACTATCACATGGAGCTAGTGCCTTCCAGACCAGCGCTGATATagctctgcacagcactgcattgTGCAATGTGGACCTTGGTGCTAAGGCCTGTGGCCACTGCTCTGAGCAGAACAATTAGTCACAAGGTCACTGCCGATTATGTGTGTattaagcagaaaagaaaccaTATATACAGCAAAACCTACATACTTATATGTAAGAGAAAGAGTCTCATTCATTCTCCAACTCCAGGCTCCCCACTGCATTCAAAACCCTGGAGAAATCCCACACAGCTGTACAATTAACCATCAGGGATGATCATGGATTTAAGTCCTACTTCTTGTTGTTCTTTCTCAGTCCTTGCCCACCTATTTACCTCTCCTGGGATTGTGACGTGTTGGAGGTGAGGATCATGGGTGTCATATAGGCAGCCAGATTGTTACATATGCTAATGGGAATAGCGCATCTATGTTATCCTTCCTTTctctcaaaacagaaaaacagtcaGGAATATCCGTGCACCTGAGGTATTTGTATGGACCTCCCCACTACCccatttctttgctattttaGGGTAGGGCTAGCATGAGCTAATTTCAGGTACCTGCAGCAAAAACATCAACATCCAAGGTAGCTAACCTAGGTATTTTTAATAAACCATGGATGCTTTTAAGATACAGTCGTCTGACAGTTTGAGACATCAGAGTGCTCTGAAGTGTTCAAGAAGTGCCTGTTTCCCCTGCTGACCAGGCAGGCAGTCCACAGGACCAATGCGGTATGGTGTAGACACTGCAGAACTCAACATTTTGTCAGAGAAATCTCACCCCATGAGACTTACAATACTTTGGGTTTAGTGAAGAGAAGGCCCAGGTTTTCAAAACCACTATCCACATATACACAAGTGCCATATTGGCATTAATGGGCCTTTCAGAAAATGGCATTAATGAAAATTAGCCCAATTTGCTGAGTACCCCTCAGAAAGTGTGTACCATACTGAGAAATCAAACTCAGCAAAGCCACTCAGGGCTTATCAGCATTAGAGGCCAAACTGAATTTTCTCGCTAGAAGGCTGTACAGCTCATGCTGGAAGATGGTGGGCTTGCAGCTGGGTTCTGAGGAGACAACTGATGAAAGGACCAGCTTTAGAGAGCCAGGCTGGCTGCCCCATTGCCCCAGGGGAATGAAGAGAAGGGACAGGGAGCTCTtgccagcccagcagctctgccctttACATCAGCCCCTGCCTGGGATCAGCATGTGCTTCTGGCTTTCCAGGAGGGCTGCAAGgaggctgcagcccagcagtTTGCTCTGCTTTGCCGACAACCAACTGGGAAATGCAGAGACCTTGCTATGCTGGAGCATCGTCGCTGAGCACTGCTCTCGCAGTTCACAGAGAATCAGAGCTGTAAGAAAATCCTGCCAGAGGGCAGCAAATccctacaatttttttcttagatgTATTGCAGCTTGTGATTCTAAATTGCAGCAAGTTGAGATCCCCCGAGAGCTGTACCACcatcctgcccctctgctccagcgcctgtcACAGTCTGGTTCAGGGAGGTGTCACTAGCTGGACTGGGCACGTCCCTCGGGTGGTTTACCCCAGGTTTCAGGAGCACTTCCCACGCAGGACCTATGTCACTTGGCACAAGCATGCCACTGGTGTGCACTGGCAGCCACCTGTGCCGTGGGGCACCTCGTGGCATTGCaccccagggcaggcagagccagcactGCCTAGCCGGGCCATGCCAAAACCTATGGGGTTCGATGAAGGCTGGTCTCGCTGGGGtctgcctgctgctgggaagtGGGGAGGCTCAGCACTGCCCTGTGCCGTGGGTCTGCATGTCCCTCCTCGGGCAGGGCTGGGATGTGATTAGCCCTACACTTTACTGCGTTCTCGATATGCTGATTTGCTGCCCCAAGGTCCTCTGAGCTGACCCATGGGAAAGACAGCAAGCTGAAagtagtaataatgataataataataatagtagtagtaacaacaacaacagcaacaataataatatctcTAGAGGTTATTGAAGAATGCAGGCAAGTGGCAGACCACCCTGCCCCTTGAGAAAAACTTGTCATGGGGGACTTAACAGAGAAAGATATTTGTAGTTGCTTGATTGTTAAGAAGGAAACAGTTACCGTTTTAGAGTCTGTGTGAGGGCAAATCACTGAGGTTTACTGACTTCTGATTTTATTCCATTTGATGCACTTAGCCACCACACAAGCATACACGTGCTCCAGCTGGGAACAAGCTCTGCAGTCACTTGTTTGCAGCATGCAGAAAGGATGTCCTGTGCCCAAGCTCTGCtcaatatttttccctttccccaggCTTTTCAAATTTGCTTCCAGTTGTACAGGATTGCATTATGCtaaaaaattctcctttttttgctaggtatttctttcatttatatCTGTCATAGTTGACAAAACGCAGAATGAATGTATCGGGTTATACTCCTTCtgctaattatatttttctcGTAAACCAAGGCAACATGGAGGCAGCCCATCCTGGTGTCCAGCTGACAGTGAAAATGCACAGTGGGCAGCAATTCCCAACAGAGAGAAAGTAGAAACCATATGTCTTTATTACAGAGCAAACAGCTCTAGCTAAGACTAGGCAAAATCAGCTTAAAACAGGCAGATCTGAATTGAATAGACATAGAGAGAAGTACTTGAAACAGATCACAGgatactgctgaaaaaaatagctgGCTAAATGATAAGAAAATGACTAAGCATTCATCAGATGATATAAACCCTGTATCCCTCTCCCCCAATTAGTCTAGAGCTGAGGAATGTGCTTTCAAGCTTTGGCATTTATCTTGTAACAAAAATCCTACTCCAGTGACGTTACACTATTCATATCAAGGGATTAGAAATATTACAAATGATGAATAAAGACAAtgatcttttctcctttctggttaACATTGTTACAATATGACATTGATGCAGCACAACCTTGATGCGCTTATACCAGGCTGTCTCAACAGGCAAGCCAATCGCCAAATATTCGTATCAAAGACATGCATGGGTTTTGAAACAAGAATCTTCACACCCACTGAGATCCAATAAAATCCCTGGATTTTTACAGAATAATCCTTTTGTTGACTTTCTATCAGCAAAGCTAAAGCTGGTACACTCAAAAGTCTGATGGGCTGGAACAAATTTTGTCCAGTTGAAGTCATGCTGTCAGCAGCGAATCTTGCTCTCTGTGCTGGATCGGGATTTGGAGGCAATGGGCTCAGAGGCTGGTGACAGAGGAGATGACCCTGAAAGCCGGAAAGCTTGCAGCAGCCTCAAGGAGGACAGTATGGAAGGATGCATTGCTGCCGTCCTCTACCTTCCCTCATACGGATGGGGGGCTTATTAGACCAGGACAACCTTTAGCAAATTGCTCTGATGAGATTCTGCAGAGTATCTCTGTCATGTTAGTAAATGCAGGGGACTGAATATGCAgcataatgaataataaaaatggaGCAGGACCTCATGTCACAATTATCTGACTGACCCACTGACATAGATGGCTTGTTATAGCCGAGATACAAAACCCCTTTAGTACAGTGCTTCACTGGTCCTAGGAATCCTGAGCAGCATGAACTGCCAACAGACATTTCAAATTTAGGGCAGGGCACGCTCAAAATGCTACAAATTAAAGTATGAATCTGGTGCAGCAGAGCTATTTCCCATGGCGCTTGTAAGGAATAAGCTGAATGAAGCATCAAAAGCTATGATTCAGCCTTTTAATACACGTATGGCAGGTTGGAAGGCAGGTACCGATAAAAATTTTGTAGTAAAATTTAActtattttgatgaaaaattgGGACTGCTGGACAGAGGAGAGCAGAGCTACAACTTTGTGTAGGGTTCATCAGGACAGTTATCTGGCCTCATCATCTCAGATCCTTTTGCCACCATAGTGGACTTTTTCTTACTATATATGTGAGACCACTTGTATTCTGGTGGCCTACTAGATAGCTGGACTCCTGAatatggaaaatgaagaaaattgatCAAGTGTCCTTATGCTATTTACTTCTCCTCCACTTCATGCTGCATAGATGTCTCTCATCTGTAGACAATGACACCTGACAGTGGTCCAGCCTGGGAGATTAGTGCTTAGTCCATGCTTAGTCCTAGGAAAAAGGCAGATGGTTTGATGGATTGATTTAATGGCCCACTGAAATATCCATAAAATCAGTCTTTATGCTTAGCTTGTACTTCCCTGATGCTCTTGATGCCAGAATTACTGGGTCATTTTCTGTCATACACTGAAATAATCACAATGCTACTTTGGCCTATGTCCAGCCTGGCAAGGTTCTCAGTGCTCCATACCACAATTTTCCCCCTGCTTTAAGCCCCAAGGTTTTCCAGTACCCCCTTTTCCAAAGAGGGTAGCCTTTGCACTAGGAGCTGTATTTTGGATGCTTATACTGCAGAGTCAGCATAAAGGGCTGCATCCTGGAATAGCCTGAGTGGTCTGCATTGCTACCACACTGTCTTCATGTGATAGCATATTAGAAAATCCTATGGATTACACCATGTGCAAAGCAAGAAGGTTCACATTCTCTAAGGGTACCTCAGCCTCAAGACACGAAGACTGTGTTCAGGACTGGGCTTACAGTGACTCAGGATGCCAGCTTTCCTGCCACACTGCTCATTTACCTGGAGTTCAAAATACCCACACTGCGAAGAGCCACATTTGGGAGATGTGCTTAGAGGAGCACAATACAGCATAGCCAGCCACCTGACTTCAGGCTGCATCAGAAAAAGGTTGGAGCCCATTTTAAGGCATCAGAACTGCTTGGGCTCTCCCTCTCCAAGGAGCTCCTGAGCACATGGTGCATCCATGCAGCATGGATGTAGTGCATTTTTGAACCAGAAAAGGTCTTCATGGCATGTCGTTACCACCCTTTTCCTCCTGAATTTCTGAGGCTGAGAGGAAAGAGCAAGCACCAACAGATTAGTGCTGACTTACTGTGATTCCTCATAGCATTTTGCATCATGTtgaactgatttcttttaagAAGTAGCTTTCCTCTCTGTCTATTTTCCTGATTCAATTGTATGGTAAATCCTAACTGAAAACTAAATAAGTGATGCTTGATGTTCTGAGCATACTCTTCTcacagaaattaaacaaaaggTTAGCCCTGCACAATAGAAAAGAGCTGACTCTCCTCCCACTAACTTTCCTGGGAGTTCTGTATAGTTACTTTGTATTTGCACTAGGGTAAGATCCTGCCCCCAAACTGCGCAGAACAAACACCCACAGGCACACTGGAGTGATTACAGCTTGCACCCAGCACCAGCAGATTGGGGTGACATTCCTTTCTTCCTACTCCTACAGAATAGCTGtaacacaacaaaagaaaaaaagcatttcatctCTCGCCCCCCGCCAGCTGAGCTTTATATTAGAACTAAATGTTATTGTTGgaggaaataaaacaattcaGTGTTGTCAGTCTAAGGGattattgcaattattttaagCTGGGAGTCATGTAAACCTCGGTAAGCCTCATGTATAGAGGGAGACTTTGAACAAACCTAATGAGCCTTGCTCAGTGGCCATGCCCCAGCGCAGCCTCTCCATCTAGCTCTTGTCAGCCGTCATAGGGCCTGCTGCTTCTCTGAGAACACAGAGGGGGTATTTTGAGGAACTGCTGCTGACTGTCCTTGCAgcagctggtgggtgctgggagcaAATGGACTAATGCCAgcctaaaaggaaaaaatccaaggGTGAAGAAAGCAAACATGAATATTTCATGCCTGCTTTTCAGCTACTGCAAATCAATGAAGATATAGCATCCTACATCAGATAAGGTTGTGCCCCTTTAAGAGGGGAGAAATCACAACAAAATTGAAGTAGGAGATTGCGATTGGATTCTGTAAAATCACAAATCAAGTGCTTTCTGTCAAAAGTGAGGTAACTGCTGCTCAAATTAGCATCTCCAATctagggacaccttatagcagccttccagtacttaaagggggcctacaagaaagctggagagggactttttgcaagggcatgtagtgatagaacaaggggtaatggcttgaaatggaaagagggtagatttagattagatgtaaggaagaagttcttcactgcgagggcggtgaggcactggcacaggttgcccagagaggctgtggatgtccccccatccctggaagtgtccaaggccaggctggatggggctttgagcaacctggtctagtggaaggtgtccctgcccatggcaggggggttggaactagatgatctttaaggccctttccagcccaaactattctatgattctgttaaTTAACCCCATGTGATCAGCGTCACTTACCACTGTAGGTACTCAAGGACTTTGCGGGATCTTTGTGCGTGACTCAGTTTCACCAAGCTTGAAGAAGCACCTTTGATAGAGCAGTGGAGTGGCACACACTGGCCCTGCCTCTGTCCTGTCCCCCCAAGGCCAGGTTGCGTCTCACCTGTGGGCAGTGCTCCCCATCCCTGGCTCCCGCTGTAGCCCACTGAGggtgaggaggggcaggaggaagatCAGCATCACCACCAGGGCCTGTGCTCTCCCACGGAGGGTAGTCCTGTATCAAACAGCCCCCACCAGCGCCTTGGGTCCTTCCCGCACCCACAGAGCCGAGGCAGCCCAGCGCGGGGCAGGCAACACCTGGCGTGAGCCTGTTTTAACATCCCAATCGGGAGCCCTGTGCAGAAACGGAGAGCTGGATTCCCCAGGCATTAAAATGCTCGTATTGAAGCTCACTTCCACTCCCTGCGGGGAGAGGCACGAGCAGCCATACGTGGAAGGGCAGGGGTGACGACACAAGGTGAATGCAAGTGTCAGCTTAAGAAATGCCAGCTGCCCGCTGTGTACCCGTCCCACTGCCCATACGGCAGTGGAGGAGTGAGGTGTCAGCCCCACAGGGTTCCACAGCACACAGGGCGTGTGGACGCAAAGCCAAGGTAAGGAGCAACTTCGGTAGAGGGAGAAACGAAATGCTTTTTGTTCTGCCCTGGAAACCCAGCATCTGAAGGAGCAATATAAAAAATGCCTTTAATAATCTGCTGTCTAATTGACTGAGAAGGTTATTACTAGCATGGAAACAAACATCATTTTTCCAAAAGCTGCCCACAAATGTCAGGCTGCTTGGCTGTCTGAGGAGAAAAAGCAGGACTGATAGTCTGGGCTGCTTTGCTTCTCGCAGATATTGTAGAGTACCTTAAATAAAAGCCAGGAGAGTTCTTGCTGTAAtggaaaaatgagaaaggagCTCTGACTCTCTCTGAGAAAACAGGCTGCCAGTGTGTTAAAGTATCATCCTGctcaaaagataaataaaatgtctGAAAAGGCCACATTTATTGTTGAAACAGGAGCAGCCGCATAAGCGAAGTTTAAAATATTGTCCTTTGAAATTATAGAAGTCTGCTTATTTTTAGCTTGTTAGATGCTGTTAGCTTCCTGTATAAATGCAGTTACATAATAGACATAATCCGCACAGCAGCAGAGGCCATACGGACCAAGCTATAAGGTTACGCAACTGCCTCCGAGCTCGCTCCCACCAGGCAGAAAACAAAGCCTCATGCCCCTCGTAACCGTTCTGCGGCTTCTGGGTCAGACTTACAGACACATGTATTACAATATGCACACGCATATGCTCCTTCATATGCACATGTGCGTGTAGATATGGATGTATATATACGCACGCACATATCCCCTTGTTTTCTTATTACAGCTTAAACAAAGTATTCATTGAGTCAGAAAAATACTACCTTGGACTTACTCTGGTGACATTAAACAAGGGATAAGCCGGTGTGTTGTaactattaaaaacaacaaagttAAATCTCAAACGCACACTTACTTTGGGAAGCTACCGAAAGAGTTCTCCCCTCTTTTCTAATGTGACCTCTAACTGCTTCTTACTGCTGCATGCTTCGGTATGTGGAAAGCACGTGGTGTCATTCCTGAATAAGAACAATTTAGGAGCTTTAATCTCATTAAGCAGTATGTGACTGCAttgtttttccttggtttttttgaaggattGGACTTTTGTCTCTGAGAAGCTGTACCGTTCCCAGGCAGTATTGTTCTTCGAAGTGTACAGAACTACCATTTCCAACTTATTTTTAGAGTAACCTGTGTTTGCAAATACTCCCACTCTCCAAATCTGGCCCAGATTAACAGGAAATTACTTCTCctgaaatgtaaacaaaaaagtAGTTGTGGCTACCACAGCGTCTTAAGCGTATCAAAGTTTCGCTGGCGAAAAACTTTCATATGTCTTCTTATTATGCATGATGTGCAATTTTAACTCACTATCCACAACAAATGCTTTCAGTGCAAAACCGaggtaatttttaatttaagcaacatttttttatCTTAGTAAGGAGGTTTAACAGAAGAAACGTACACATGCGTATTTGTGCGCAGTGTTACAAATCCAAACTGGTCTGAGATTTCATTCTGTTGGTTTTGTCTGTGAGGGCTGTTAGCACTTTTTTTTATGACAGCATCATTCCCATTTTTGCAAAGCCACTGACCCCAGCAGAGAACATTGCATTTGGAAAAAGCTGATGAAACACAAAAATGCCCGTATGATTATGTTCAGCCAGCGAGCCTTTCTCATCTGTTTTTCAACTTGAAGACTCAGTGGCAAAAGGGGACTTCAGAAAACACGTTAAATATCCACCTTCCTGGGTTGGGCCACAAAAGGCGAGCTTCACCTACCCCGACTTCGGCATCTGGCGAGGCACCGAGGTCTGGGCTGGTCACCGCAAGGAGCCCTGGGCTTTGGGGGAGCCCACCAGGCACCCTGTCACGGCAGTACCCCCCATCCTTGGACCCATGTGCTGCCGCTGCCCCCAGGGAGGCACCgaggagggcaggggctgccgggcGCTGCCTCTCCCCCGCCACGCCGACCCCGGCGGACGGGTTGGGTGAGCCCCAACCGATGGTGCC
It encodes:
- the HYAL4 gene encoding LOW QUALITY PROTEIN: hyaluronidase-4 (The sequence of the model RefSeq protein was modified relative to this genomic sequence to represent the inferred CDS: deleted 2 bases in 2 codons; substituted 1 base at 1 genomic stop codon) gives rise to the protein MILTSNTSQSQERLLAKARGQNVTMFYFNRLGYYPWYTSQEVPVNGGLPXNFSLQTHLEKKGPVINYYIPAKDFSGLAVIDQEHWRPQWACNWDAKDVYRRKSRKLITEMEGNISATGVEHLATVSFDESAKAFMKETIALGMKSRPKGLWGYYLYPDCHNYNFRDQNYTGSCPKSGVLRNNELSWLWDSSAALCPSIGIKKPLGNSKNILQFSQFRLNEFIRISSMTCKDYALPIFVYT